The following is a genomic window from Platichthys flesus chromosome 13, fPlaFle2.1, whole genome shotgun sequence.
CGGTATCGTAGACGGAGTGGACGTCCATGTTGGCGAGTGCGTCCAGCAGAGTCTGCGGTGTCCTCAAACTCCACCCCCTTCTTTTCTCCAACCAATCCTTGAGCTTCAACTCCTCCCCCGCCTGGAAGCTCAGGGTCTGGTTCAGTGGGTCGACGCCCTCTTTCTCCTCGTCATCTAACCGAATCTCAAACATGATTCCcttctgcagaaacaaaacgttcatcttcctctgctctgattggtcggctgcTCATGTTTCCTTCGTCAGCAGATCTCAGTCTCACCTTGTCTCTGGGATGTCCCTGCAGAGCGCTGGTCTCGTCTCTCACTTGCCTCAGAGCTGCTTCCATGTCCTGCAGCAGCGACACGTGATGAGCAGATGAGTGTAGTTCATGTTATTTAACACATGCGTGTGAAGGAGCTGATTTACCTGTagagcagcttcctgctgctctgtgccgGCTGCTCCAGCTTCTCTGGCTTTCTCCACCACGAAGGTtccttgtttctgttttgaatgagactaaagaaaagaaacatgacaTCAGAGAAAgtactggagagagagagagagagagagagagagagagagagagagagagagagagagagagagagagagagagagagagagagagagagagagagagagagagagagagagagagagagagagagagagagagagagagagagagagagagaacctcagcttcagctcttcgTCTCATCTGTTTCATCTCTTGGTGATACTGCTGCCTGATGACATCCAACTGACGCAGgtactcctacacacacacagacacacacacagacacacagacacacagacacacatcctgAAGTGTAAAGACAGAGAATCTACAGGAGGAGAATTTTCACCAACCACACAAAGGTTCAGCTCGGACAGTAAAGGGACTCAGGATCAGGATGATGTCACGTGTCTCACCTGTTGTCCTTCCTGTCTTCTGTCCtgaggtgtgtgttggtgctcGGGTCGTCCCACGTCCCGCTCCCGACCTCCAGGCCTCCTTTTGTGCTCGGCTGTGCACGGACGCAGACCCTGTCAGTCCCAGAGAaaaggtcaagggtcagagGCTGATTGTCAGTaacaaggtgtgtgtttgtgtgtgtgtgtgtgtgtgtgagtgtgtgtttgtgtgtgtgtgtgagcttcttCTCACCAGCTGCTTCTCTGCTCTCAGCTTGTACTGGTTTGCCTCCAGTCTCCTCTGCAGGTATTCATGACGAGCTGCTGCCACACTGGGGAACAAacaggggagagcgtggcctaggggatagagtgggtgttctgcaacaagagggttgctggttcgaatcccactctttcccatctgcatgcctaagtgtctttggcaaagatactgaacccttaaaatggcccctcataaatgttgagtgtactaaaaatgtaagttgctttggacaaaagcgtcagctaaatgacatgtgatgtaatgtaatgtaataaaacagtCGTTAGCtttagcttagcacaaacacCCAGTTGACAGGTCACGTCAGGTTCTGGGAAAACTGTGGAGAACATTTTTCACTTCTGAGAATTTGAACAAAATGATGATTCAATAAGGAAAATATCAGTTTCACTCACAGCTGATAGGGCTCCACAGGACGAGGGGCGTGGTCTTCACACGGCTGCTCCCTCTCAGGAGGAAGGACGTCCTCCTCGCACCTCCTCTGGAGGACGTCCAGCTGAGCGTGGTACAGCTGGTAGTGACCGACAGGCTCCTTGAACCTGCAGCAGTGACACGTACACAACAGTAcatacacgtgcacacacagcacactgTACACTCTGTTGTGATGATGTCAGTGATCTTCTCACTCACCTCTGGttgtgctgctctgtgatgtCGCTCTCTGATACTGGGTGTGCTGCTCTTTGATGAAGAGGCtgtgatcaataatcaataacacTGTTTATTGATATGGTTTAGTGTCAGACGGGTTTCTTTAAGATCACTACCTCTGTGCTGTCGAGGtcaaaatatctaaatatgagaaaagagtaaaagaaGTTCCTACTGTATATCTACCAGTTATCACTGATTCTTACTCTGTGGTAGGCGGGTGTCTCGGCTCTGAGTGGGACCCTCCAGTCCGGCCTGGCAGGCGGCCCCCCCGGGCCCCGGGCCCCCGGCCTCTCGGCTCCTCTCCGCCTCTGGACCTTCTCTGGACAACAGGAGAGTCTCAGGTTAGATTGGTACCAGAGGCGGTGATGTTAGGAAACGACCACTGGGTGTCGCCAGACTCCACATCCAACACGGTGCTGAGGTCTTCACTGAACAAAGGTTTGTGTGAAGTCAGTGCCTCGACCTTTGAGCAGGAAGGTGAAGTGAGACAGATCCACAACATGAACTGTTCCTTTCTCTGACAACACACTGAACCGTGCAGAGAGAAGAACGACTTCCAGGTTCGATCCTGATCCACTCCATGATGGAGGAGCCGGTGGGTGTGTCTAATAAAGTGAGTCGTGTGTGATGtcacctgctgctctggatctggCTGCtcgtgatgctgctgctctgttctgATGGAGCATCGAGTGACTGAACTCCTCCTGcatcacctgcacacacacagacacaaacacacacacacacacacagtgtagtaTAGATCTTTTAATGTGTAGATTTGGAACATGCTGATGTTGGTCTGTTGACTGTTTctcagtcagccaatcagatccctctaCCTGTGGATCCAGGTGTTTGCTGATGTGCTTCTCCAGGAAAGGACGAGCGAGGACAGAGCTGACCGAGGGACGGTCTCTGGGgttcacctgtttattaaaCAATCAAAATGGTCAATGAACATCAAAGATCATCTCAAAGTGGAGTTTTAGTGAACTACTGTCAGGTTTTTGTAAAAGCACATCTTGAAGTCTAGAGGAtctgagacacaacacaactcaagagtgtgtgtttttcatcagtCGACACCAACACAATGGAGCTTCCTCCTTTTCAGCCAGGATACGATTTCCTGAGCAGCTGCTTTCACACTTTCCTGTATTTCTGCCGAGTCACGACAAACCCTGACTGAGAGGTAGATGAGTCCAGTGGCTCCCAGCCTGGAGGTCACCAGGGTCACACTGAGCTGGTTTCACTTTGTCACTCGTCTTCGATTTGATAATGAAATGCAGTCATGTGAGGGCTTTGGTTAAACAGCTGTTTCTAACTGATCCAGGTTCAGCTACACAACCTGCTGTTTCTATTTTCAGCTCACGTCCACACAGGCTTTAGGGTCTGACCTTGAAGAGTTGGGTGACCAGCAGGCGGAGGTCGTAGGAGTAGCGGCTGGGCACTGGGCTGTAGCGCCCCCTGCAGATCTTACTGACCAGCTGTTTCAAACTGCTGCCCTCAAACTGCAGGTGGAGACGAGTAGAGACGACCAGTCGAGTTAACACAGTGTGAAGAAACATGTTCTCATACTTTCAGTTTGATAATGAGTGTAAAACGTTCCCATCATGACGTCTCAGCTcgttcaaaccaaactgatcagaaacacttgagcatcagtgagataagaacgagCTGAAAGGACAGAACCCGTCTCTGACTACTTTGAtgtttagtttggttcatgtccatctgctaacatggaggaggaagggttcacaacctgtgctgcagccagccaccagggggagatagAGACACCTTGGCTTTCTTtactccagctgtgtgtgtgtgtgtgtgtatgtgtgtgtatgtgtgtgtgtatggtgcaGCTCACTGGATGCCTCAGGGTGCAGAGTTCATACAGGACACAGCCCAGAGACCAGATATCCctgcagagaggacacacacacacacacacacacacacggacggacacaaacacacacacacacacacacactgtaagaAGCGTGTCTTAGGGAACATGTTGTGTAGCTTGAGTTGTCTCTTGCAGTTGTTGTTGAAACAGGAAGCTGCGGCAGACCTTCATTTTGTTCTGTCATGAACAAGAGGAACCAAGTCATGATGTCAGGCTGCAGGGACGtgaagcagccaatcagagcccagTTGGCGTCTGCTGTCTTTGGCCAGCTAccaagtgtgtgcatgtgtgtgtgcacgtgtgtataACCgcttctgcttctcctgctttgtGGGGTCCTGTTCAAGTGTCAGTGTTGACACATGTTTGACTCGTCTTGTTTGAGTCTAGTTGTCGAGTTTAGAACTAAGTCTAAGTTTAGGTCGAGGTCCCGTTTGTCTCTCGTGAAAAATAGAAACACTCGTTTCTTTGTGAAGTCACTCTGAACTCAGCTGAATCagaaccacacaacacacacactctgttggAGTGTCCTGTGTGGACCTCATTTCCTGTTAGTGTGTTAGCATGTTGTACAATTTACTTTgttaaacaaagatggacggcAAATCCCAACTTCCTCTAACATCCATAAATAGAGTCCAACGATCTCAGATCAGAAGGCTGCTGCGATGAGGAGTCAGAAACCAACTTCAACAAACTTAATGTCtactttggtccatgtcccttctgcttacatggaggaggagggtttatgacctatactgcagccagccaccaggggggatCTGGATGGTTAGGCTTCACTTTGGGAGCTGTCACATCTTTATTTAGTGTCTGACTGTCGTGTGAGGATCGTACGTCTTGTTGTTGTACGGCCGACCCTCGCAGATCTCTGGTGAGATGTAGGACGGCGTCCCAACACACGTCCTGGCGAGCTCCAtggtgctgcacacacacaggtcacagtgTTGTTTAGGTTTcttagtttatttatttcactcaaATATGTCTCATGTttttggaaacacacacatgcaccgtGTGGTTTGTCCTTCATGTCATCGTGAGCTCAGTTTGCGTCTGTCCACAACCTGATGCACGTCCTGCTCGACAGTTTGTGGAATGATAATCACTTGTTTGGAGTTGTGTTAGAGTGacagctgcactgtgtgtgtgtgtatgtgtgtgtgtgtgtgtatgtgtgtgtgtgcatgacacTGACTTACTTATTCAACATTCTTGCGATTCCGAAGTCGCCCAGCTTGGCTTTCATCCCTCCGTTGGACAGAAAGATGTTCTGGTGCAGAGGGACAGACGGGACTGAGAGCTGGTCTGTTCCATCACAAACAGTGACTGTGCatgtctcatgtgtgtgtctgtgtgtaagcaGATATGACAGATGAAAGACAGTGATGTCTGTGAACGGTCTGGGGTCAGTTTTTCTGGGAGCTGGGACACAGCGAGCTCTTTGACCGTCTCCTCCACTCCGTCATGAAAACACTTTGGCAGgagctttttatttaatatcaaaCTTCAGCCCCTGAAGCTCAGACAGATTGtatgtaatatttaattttatatatttaataggACATTAACTTCTAGTGGACATTAAAGGTTGTAGCTGCTCAGACCAGGACCAGTGGGTTGGAGAGTGAGACGATACCTGAGTCTTCACGTCTCTGTGGAGAATCTTCCTGTCGTGAATGTGTTTGAGGCCCAAACAGATCTGAGTGAACCAGCTGATGATCTGTGGAGCACACAGGCcagtttactgtgtgtgtgtgtctgtgtgtgtgtgtgtgtgtgtgtgaataactGTGTGTATGCCTGCCTGCTCCTCAGTGAAGCTGACTCCTCTCTGCATGTTGATCTTCTTCATCAGATCTCCTCCGTCACAATACTCCATAACGATGTACAGGcttcctctctcttcacacacaggaagcagaagaTGGTCACGCACATTAGTACAACATGCGTACAACAACATGACAACGACATGAGAAGGACACGAGACGTGCGATGCCGTGTCCCCTCACCTTGAAATGAGGCACAGAAGGACACGATGTTGGGGTGTCTCATCTCGGACAGCAGCGTCCCCTCTTTCCTGGACGCTTCCTTCTCCCTGGGGGACATCTGAGCAGTGGACGCACACAGAACGTGGATATTAACAAGCAGCTGGTTAACAACAGGTTCATCTGAATCTGATGCTTCATGATCTTCAATCTGTGTGAAAGGTCAGGAGCACCTGGAGGGGCAGAAACTGCACATTCAGCAAAACGTCCAATAATAACGATACTTCTGGTTTTATGATTTTCTACttgttaatatttcatgaacTGATCAAACCATGGTCACGTGTGCAGTGAGTCGGGTGGAGGAGCGGCGGGTGCGTTACCTTCCGGAGGTCGATCTGTTTGACCACacactgtctgtctccaccCCTCTCCCGGGCCAGGAAGGCTTTTCCAAACGCACCCTCTCCGATCTGACGGACGACCTCATAGTTGTTCATCACCTGagggaacacagacacagaggtttGTGTGAGACGATGTCCCCGGGGCCCGCAGAGACACATCCCTGCTATCATTCTTAATGAGACACATCTGAGACACATGAGAGACACGTGTCTGCTGTCTCATGAATCCACCTGATTGGCCCACTACCCTCAGCTGCACCAATCACTGTCCCTggttcagcttctctctgagcCTCCTGCAtatcactttttatttaaagcttttaataatattgccttctctctctctctctctctctctatatatatatatatatatatatatattgtattgttttgaatTACTGTAGTGAAAATGACATAGCAGTTTGCAAATTATGATTAAAGAAAATGATGGTTCAAAATTAAACatctaaatatttgaaatagcAGCTAAGGACAGTGACTTCCTGACGGAACCTAagtgcttttcaaaataatattctGATGAGTCAACGACTGGTCTCAACTtacaatcaatcagtcaatcaatcagtcaatcagtaaatcaatcaatcagtcaatcaatcagtcagtcagtcagtcaatcagtcaatcaatcaatcaatcaatcaatcaatcaatcagtcaatcaatcaatcagtcaatcaattaatcagtcaatcagtcaatcagtcagtcaatcaatcaatcaatcaatcaatcaatcagtcaatcaatcaatcaatcaataaatcagtcaatcaatcagtcaatcagtcaatcaatcaatcaatcaatcagtcaatcaatcagtcagtcaatcagtcaatcagtcagtcaatcagtcagtcaatcaatcaatcagtcaatcagtcaatcaatcagtcaatcaatcagtcaatcaatcaatcagtcaatcaatcagtcagtcaatcagtcaatcaatcagtcaatcaatcagtcaatcaatcaatcagtcaatcaatcagtcaatcaatcagtcaatcaatcagtcaatcaatcaatcagtcaatcaatcagtcagtcaatcaatcagtcagtcaatcagtcaatcaatcagtcagtcagtcagtcaatcagtcaatcaatcaatcaatcagtcaatcaatcaatcagtcaatcaattaatcagtcaatcagtcaatcagtcagtcaatcaatcaatcaatcaatcagtcaatcaatcaatcaatcaataaatcagtcaatcaatcagtcaatcaatcaatcaatcaataaatcagtcaatcaatcagtcaatcaatcaatcaatcaatcaatcaatcaatcagtcagtcaatcagtcaatcagtcagtcaatcagtcagtcaatcaatcaatcagtcaatcagtcaatcaatcagtcaatcaatcaatcagtcaatcaatcaatcagtcaatcaatcagtcagtcaatcagtcaatcaatcagtcaatcaatcagtcaatcaatcaatcagtcaatcaatcagtcaatcaatcagtcaatcaatcagtcaatcaatcaatcagtcaatcaatcagtcagtcaatcagtcaatcaatcagtcaatcaatcagtcaatcaatcaatcagtcagtcaatcagtcaatcaatcagtcaatcagtcaatcaatcagtcaatcaatcagtcagtcaatcagtcaatcagtcaatcaatcagtcaatcagtcaatcagtcaatcaatcagtcaattaatcagtcaatcaatcaatcaatcagtcactCACATGTTATCCgtctcatattcccagtttgtctcacagatgttaaaaggatcaacttcctgttcttaACTCAACACGAGTCAAACAGACACTTAGTGATCAGTGATGAAGAtcagtcccatgtgaggatcctctccacggacacacacatgctgatggaactgaacacaacaacacaacaacacaacagcaggagtcactacatgagaagaaccagtttgtaacttcatgtttaaagtgtttctcCATCTCGTGTGATGAGATGAAGTTAAACTGGTCAGACACACGAGCAGCTCAGGGATGTGAACAAAGTGAAACTTCAAAACTTTATTAATTTTCATCTTCAACAGCGACACGCGGCCAGGAGCCCGTCACCATGGAGACGGGAACACATCGGCTCGCTCCCTGTTAGCTTCCGGTTAGCCTCCAGTTAGCATCCAGTTAGCCTccagttagcatgctaacagaAGCTCGCGGGATAAAACGGTGAATGTTCGTGTTTGTGATCAAAGTTTTACTCACACGTCAcagagtggaggtggaggtcagaggtcacccgGAGCAGCAGCGCACAGGTTCGATCCCCGCACTGTCCGGAAACACACTACAGGTGTTTGACAAGCGGACAGACACACCGCAGGGCATGATGggacatcattattattatttcaaataacTAAACCAGCGTTTTTTTACTTCATAAAACAGAAAGAGTGAGTTTCTTTAGAAAAACGAAAATATGTACGATATTAGAAAGGACAGAGGTTCAAGAAAATATATCTAATAACTTATagtcataattattatttgacCCTTTCATTCGTATTTAATTTGAACACATGATCAGCTCATTTAATATTAGTTTCTAATGTTTCTCCTGATAATAAAGTTTTAGTTTTGTTAGTTTGACTTTTGTTGAGTTAAGAACAGAAGAAGTtctgagacaaactgggaataggagtaataacataacataaaacatTATTGATTTCAccattcattatgttttatttaatgtggcTGATCACATCCACTCATGTAAGCAATGTCACTCAACATGTTCCaccatttttattaaaatgcaacagaatttgttttaatcaatgGAGAAAGTGGATTTTACTAAATGTGCAGCAGTGAAGTTAAATGACTGCTGCTCTGATTCCtcaaggtcccccccccccccccccccccccccgtgaggTCCATGTGATTAGAGCTTTAATTAAGAACAAATTTACAGTGTGATCCAGTGACATGGACGGCTGTGACAGCTGATCCAGTGTCAGTCCTCTGAGGTTACGACTGtggacacacagtcacagcaggaaaagtccaTGAAGCATCATGTAGTTAAACTATCAGCAGTAACATGGACAACATGCTACTTACATAAAAACATGCTGGTAACATGACAACAAAATGCTAATAATTTCACAATAACATGTTAATAACATGTTAATAATACCAACATGATAACATGCCACTGACACAAGGAGAACATGAAGGAcaactgcatttgtttttattgtttttattgtgttggtCTGGTCACATCCTTTTAAGAGATTATATACACATTAGTACAAGAAGAGTTTTCCAAAGAataacacattcaaaacaaaatgaccGACAACTCTGGTgaaaaaatatgtgtgtttcctgtgagctctctctccacttcctgttttccttACGCTGCACTTTGTATTAAAGCTAAACGAGAGCAGCACGTTAACACTCTTATTTTAAGACCATTTTCCAGTTAAGAAAGAACAGGTGCAATGAATTAATAACTAAAgtagacaaatacacaaaaacaagagtCTCTGGACTGAAACACCAAGAAGAGTCGTACAAAAAGTTagcctttactttgaaatttaATCTGGACTGAAAGagaaactgtttatttacccACATGTGCTATATTAACGTGTTTGTGCTATAAATGTTACCttgattaaaataatttactATTTTATACTCAGCTGATTTTAATAACTAGTTATGAAAGATAATGCCGCCCCCATCAGAAAGTGGAGAACACTTGAGTCTTGACCTTTTATTTCACAATCACTGATTATTCACCAAACAGCTTCACACTCCATCCTCTCACTCACTCCAGCTACCTGATGTGAAGGACAGaagacacaggacaggtgaggaataaaaacatctgCACGCCACTGACTGGGCGAGCAGCCGAGGCGTCCTAGGCCTCGCAGATCAGCGTCTCCACCACGAAGGTGTTCTCGAAGTGACGGATCTTGTGGCAGTTCAGAGCTTCACGCTTCTGCATGCCTGTAGGGACGGAGAGACACAGGGTTAACCTCAAAGTTAAGACCCGTCATGGTGGAGACAGTGTCCCTCAGGCATTTAGCTTCATCATAAAAGTAGCTCCGCTCACTGGCTCATTAAAAAGGACGACAGATCAGAGGCTCTTACCCAGAATCCTGTCTCTGCGCTGCAGCTTGAACGTGTCTTTGCCGCGGCAGAGGTTGTAGATGAAGTAGCCGAGCTGCTCCACATGCTCCAGGCGCTCCGTCACTATCATCTCCTCATGGACCAGGTAGGACTGGGGCAGGTAGGTTCCAGCCtggaggacagaaggacagaggaggtgagaggaggacagaagacAGATTCAAACATGTCATGAACAATCCGTAATAATAATCCATGAGTCCCTGGATTCCAGGAGCAGCGTTGGTCTCACCTTGACGTTGATCACCAGCTCCAGGAAGTCTCTGGGAGGCATCACGATGGAGGTGTTGAGCGGGATGACGTAGCACTTGTTCAGACTCAGATCCAGGTAGGCAGTCAACCTCTGAGACAGAAGACAACCAGGACTTTAATTCATTGACAACAGGACACCAGGCCGATCAACACAGATGTCTTTGACCCCTCAAACAGGAAGCTGCGTCCTCGTCTCACCCTCTGGAAGTCGTGGACGATGTCTGCCGGGTCTCCGTCATCGAACTCGGGCACGGGGACGCTGATGAGCTCAACCTGCTCCTTCTCCATCACCCggatcctctcctccagctgtcGCAGGTGGAACTGGTTCGGCAGCTCCACGCCCACCTGCAGACCAGCGACACCAGTTAATCAACCAGTCAGTGGTTCATCGTGTACTGGTCCAAGCAGCAGATTTAATACAAAATGTGCTTTCAACGTTTCACTTCCCGCAGCCtggttgtgtctctttgtcaaCCAGTGGAGTTCCAGTCTACATGCATGAGGTCACTgggacctttgaccactgaaatcgaatcgttcatctttgagtccaagtgacgaCACGTCAACATTTAGAGAAACTCcccagaggaggaggtcagatATCAGCTGTCTCTCAGGTCAGAGGCTGGATCTGAACAGCTTGGATTATCTAAGACTAATATTTATAACTTATCTTAAGACTTATAGAGACGTGTTCACAAGAATTAGACAGGCTGAAAATAAAATGCCTTCTTCCACTGGGAGTCGCCAGCAGCAGAAAAATTTAAATACAGAGATGAAATGTGAATGTGTCAAGATGAATGAAGCTGGAGTTCAGTGAGGAAGAGCAGATGTGTTGTATCgtacctcctcttcctctcggaTCATGAAGTCTCCCTCGCGGTAGTGAACtccgcacacaaacactggactCTCCTGCAGGGACGAGGGGGAAAGCTGTTTTCAACAGGAAGTACAGCAGCAACATTAGTTAATTACTTTTGTTCCAAACAGACAAGttctctatttttcttttctccagttGGATGACGTCCGCAGCCTCACGCCACCTGAACAACACCGGAGGAGGAAACTCCTCAAACTGGAACAAGCCAGCGGACATGTTCAGACCCGTGGCTTCACCCCCCTGGTCGCCGGGTGGAGTCGGACCTGAACAGGAACCGGTTACCTGTCAGAACCTGTCTCCTCTGGTCTCCTCCTGCAGCGGGCGCTTCTTTCTAATCCTCGTGGCTCCATTAAGTTTGAGTTTTATTAGGAAAACAAGGATAAAACTGAGGAAATCCTCCTTCAGTTTGTTCTAAGAGGTGTTGGTGCagcttttataattattatgatattaTGAGAGTTTGATTTATGGCTGATACAAGTCATTCACAGACACGTCGGTGTCAGTGTTTGCTGATATAGAATCTGTTATTTAACTGAATGACCAGAGCACAATGTGCATTGATGTCTCTATTTaattgattgtgtgtttcttttcatttattgttgtttataataAAGATGATGGTTGAACTGTCACATATCAAACCTCaatcacatttctttgtcatatctGCTGATATATCTGTGTCTGATTTCTCTGTCCATGTTGACCTCTGCGTGGGCTCACCTCCAGGATGTAGTAGCGGTACAGGTACGCTCCACCCACCACCACTCCAGACAACATGAGGGCCAGACCCAGACACATGCACCAGCACCAGGCCCGGGACTGGTGACGCACCGGCACAGCTGCCTCCGCATCCTGCTGGACacaagaggaagatgaagactGAATGTTTATAACTTATGACAAATCGCCTTCTTTACTTTCACATGTTCAGTTTCCAGGTTTTGttgttgaagtttgtttttctgcttttaaaacCCGGTTAAAGATTCAGTTTCACTTTTATCTCAACATGTTAAACACAGAAATCATTAACTGTCACGTAAGAGGAAATCAGACAGAGAGCAGTGGTATGTTTGGGTGGTGGAGAAT
Proteins encoded in this region:
- the LOC133967056 gene encoding LOW QUALITY PROTEIN: serine/threonine-protein kinase Nek5-like (The sequence of the model RefSeq protein was modified relative to this genomic sequence to represent the inferred CDS: deleted 1 base in 1 codon) is translated as MNNYEVVRQIGEGAFGKAFLARERGGDRQCVVKQIDLRKMSPREKEASRKEGTLLSEMRHPNIVSFCASFQERGSLYIVMEYCDGGDLMKKINMQRGVSFTEEQIISWFTQICLGLKHIHDRKILHRDVKTQNIFLSNGGMKAKLGDFGIARMLNNTMELARTCVGTPSYISPEICEGRPYNNKTDIWSLGCVLYELCTLRHPFEGSSLKQLVSKICRGRYSPVPSRYSYDLRLLVTQLFKVNPRDRPSVSSVLARPFLEKHISKHLDPQVMQEEFSHSMLHQNRAAASRAARSRAAEKVQRRRGAERPGARGPGGPPARPDWRVPLRAETPAYHRPLHQRAAHPVSESDITEQHNQRFKEPVGHYQLYHAQLDVLQRRCEEDVLPPEREQPCEDHAPRPVEPYQLVAAARHEYLQRRLEANQYKLRAEKQLGLRPCTAEHKRRPGGRERDVGRPEHQHTPQDRRQEGQQEYLRQLDVIRQQYHQEMKQMRRRAEAESHSKQKQGTFVVEKAREAGAAGTEQQEAALQDMEAALRQVRDETSALQGHPRDKKGIMFEIRLDDEEKEGVDPLNQTLSFQAGEELKLKDWLEKRRGWSLRTPQTLLDALANMDVHSVYDTVAETNEGEEAEGHRQWVHAPPTTLPNALGQAELASSTLDSGTTDLEPEDEEEKEKREDDTEEKQEKEEEEEDSDVEMDEERLEPRSDDEDTNFEESEDELREAVADSMNNLFVMEDGSSDGTDSSETVGDDGEDGSAASAADPQQVVLSEAREPESQEKDHTSVDTQPQTTGLVKRL
- the itm2bb gene encoding integral membrane protein 2Bb isoform X3; translated protein: MVKVSFNAALAQKDVKKDVETLLPTDDAQDAEAAVPVRHQSRAWCWCMCLGLALMLSGVVVGGAYLYRYYILEESPVFVCGVHYREGDFMIREEEEVGVELPNQFHLRQLEERIRVMEKEQVELISVPVPEFDDGDPADIVHDFQRRLTAYLDLSLNKCYVIPLNTSIVMPPRDFLELVINVKAGTYLPQSYLVHEEMIVTERLEHVEQLGYFIYNLCRGKDTFKLQRRDRILGMQKREALNCHKIRHFENTFVVETLICEA
- the itm2bb gene encoding integral membrane protein 2Bb isoform X1, which produces MVKVSFNAALAQKDVKKDVETLLPTDDAQDAEAAVPVRHQSRAWCWCMCLGLALMLSGVVVGGAYLYRYYILELSPSSLQESPVFVCGVHYREGDFMIREEEEVGVELPNQFHLRQLEERIRVMEKEQVELISVPVPEFDDGDPADIVHDFQRRLTAYLDLSLNKCYVIPLNTSIVMPPRDFLELVINVKAGTYLPQSYLVHEEMIVTERLEHVEQLGYFIYNLCRGKDTFKLQRRDRILGMQKREALNCHKIRHFENTFVVETLICEA
- the itm2bb gene encoding integral membrane protein 2Bb isoform X2, with product MVKVSFNAALAQKDVKKDVETLLPTDDADAEAAVPVRHQSRAWCWCMCLGLALMLSGVVVGGAYLYRYYILELSPSSLQESPVFVCGVHYREGDFMIREEEEVGVELPNQFHLRQLEERIRVMEKEQVELISVPVPEFDDGDPADIVHDFQRRLTAYLDLSLNKCYVIPLNTSIVMPPRDFLELVINVKAGTYLPQSYLVHEEMIVTERLEHVEQLGYFIYNLCRGKDTFKLQRRDRILGMQKREALNCHKIRHFENTFVVETLICEA
- the itm2bb gene encoding integral membrane protein 2Bb isoform X4 translates to MVKVSFNAALAQKDVKKDVETLLPTDDADAEAAVPVRHQSRAWCWCMCLGLALMLSGVVVGGAYLYRYYILEESPVFVCGVHYREGDFMIREEEEVGVELPNQFHLRQLEERIRVMEKEQVELISVPVPEFDDGDPADIVHDFQRRLTAYLDLSLNKCYVIPLNTSIVMPPRDFLELVINVKAGTYLPQSYLVHEEMIVTERLEHVEQLGYFIYNLCRGKDTFKLQRRDRILGMQKREALNCHKIRHFENTFVVETLICEA